A stretch of the Egicoccus sp. AB-alg6-2 genome encodes the following:
- a CDS encoding cobalamin B12-binding domain-containing protein, which yields MAIRVVVAKPGLDGHDRGAKVVARALRDAGCEVIYTGLHQTPEQIVSAALQEDAQAVGLSIHSGAHMTLFPKVVKLLREAGADDVVVFGGGIIPEQDIPLLQEQGIAAIFTPGTPMKTITDWVAGNVPERV from the coding sequence ATGGCGATCCGAGTCGTCGTGGCCAAGCCGGGACTGGACGGTCACGACCGCGGTGCCAAGGTGGTCGCGCGTGCGCTGCGCGACGCCGGCTGCGAGGTCATCTACACCGGCCTGCACCAGACCCCCGAACAGATCGTGAGCGCCGCACTGCAGGAGGACGCGCAGGCCGTCGGCCTGTCGATCCACTCGGGGGCGCACATGACCCTGTTCCCGAAGGTGGTCAAGCTCCTGCGCGAGGCCGGCGCCGACGACGTCGTCGTCTTCGGCGGCGGCATCATCCCGGAGCAGGACATCCCGTTGCTGCAGGAGCAGGGGATCGCGGCGATCTTCACGCCCGGCACCCCGATGAAGACCATCACCGACTGGGTCGCGGGCAACGTCCCCGAACGCGTCTGA
- the sucD gene encoding succinate--CoA ligase subunit alpha produces the protein MSIFIDESTKVVVQGIGSQGTFHAKRNQDYGTSIVAGTHPKKGGTTWDELGVPVYATVKEAVEEAGANTSMVMVPAPFTKGAILEAYEAGIQTIVAITEGVPVHDMTEVYDTVVRRGGVRLIGPNCPGLISPGKSNVGIIPADITMPGKVGLVSRSGTLTYQIMHELAQAGIGISTCVGIGGDPVIGTQFLDVIQAFAEDPETEAIAFVGEIGGSEEQKAGEWIRDNIPDTPVVGYIAGFEAPEGKQMGHAGAIVKEGGPGGESAAEKKEILESFGISVAMNPSEAAQLMIERLGD, from the coding sequence GTGAGCATCTTCATCGACGAAAGCACCAAGGTCGTCGTCCAGGGCATCGGTTCCCAGGGCACGTTCCACGCCAAGCGCAACCAGGACTACGGCACCAGCATCGTCGCCGGTACCCACCCGAAGAAGGGTGGTACGACCTGGGACGAGCTCGGGGTCCCCGTCTACGCCACCGTGAAGGAGGCGGTCGAGGAGGCCGGCGCCAACACCTCGATGGTGATGGTCCCCGCGCCGTTCACCAAGGGCGCGATCCTCGAGGCCTACGAGGCCGGGATCCAGACCATCGTCGCCATCACCGAGGGCGTCCCCGTCCACGACATGACCGAGGTCTACGACACGGTCGTGCGTCGTGGCGGGGTCCGACTCATCGGCCCCAACTGCCCCGGCCTGATCAGCCCCGGCAAGTCCAACGTCGGCATCATCCCGGCCGACATCACCATGCCGGGCAAGGTCGGTCTCGTGTCACGGTCGGGCACGTTGACCTACCAGATCATGCACGAGCTGGCCCAGGCCGGCATCGGGATCTCGACCTGCGTCGGCATCGGTGGTGACCCGGTGATCGGCACGCAGTTCCTCGACGTGATCCAGGCGTTCGCCGAGGACCCCGAGACCGAGGCCATCGCGTTCGTCGGCGAGATCGGCGGGTCGGAGGAGCAGAAGGCCGGTGAGTGGATCCGGGACAACATCCCGGACACGCCGGTCGTCGGCTACATCGCCGGTTTCGAGGCCCCCGAGGGCAAGCAGATGGGCCACGCCGGCGCCATCGTCAAGGAGGGCGGTCCCGGCGGCGAGTCCGCCGCGGAGAAGAAGGAGATCCTCGAAAGCTTCGGGATCTCGGTCGCGATGAACCCCTCCGAGGCCGCCCAGCTCATGATCGAGCGTCTGGGCGACTGA
- a CDS encoding flagellar basal body-associated FliL family protein, with the protein MTTEIAPPTRRIRAVVAVSIVVSLVCIGWWGVQLQWFAREADVSEHVVTFEPQVVTLVDGTHASIALAALVIGEQAVAPVSEATDLLRAKLVEVALEYDAERMRSGDGQNELRGQLLRELRDLAPGTRIDRVLLTHVLVQ; encoded by the coding sequence GTGACCACCGAGATCGCGCCACCGACCCGCCGCATCCGCGCCGTCGTCGCCGTGTCGATCGTGGTGTCCCTGGTATGCATCGGCTGGTGGGGGGTCCAACTCCAGTGGTTTGCCCGAGAAGCCGACGTCTCCGAGCACGTGGTGACCTTCGAGCCGCAGGTGGTCACCCTCGTCGACGGCACCCACGCGAGCATCGCGCTCGCCGCGCTGGTGATCGGGGAGCAGGCGGTCGCCCCGGTGTCCGAGGCCACCGACCTGCTGCGCGCGAAGCTGGTCGAGGTGGCGCTCGAGTACGACGCCGAGCGCATGCGCAGCGGCGACGGGCAGAACGAACTGCGCGGCCAACTCCTGCGCGAACTGCGTGACCTCGCCCCCGGCACGAGGATCGACCGCGTCCTCCTCACCCACGTCCTCGTGCAGTAA
- a CDS encoding S8 family serine peptidase, translating into MAHSTPGSLQRFAASRYASIGAPVVALLLVASVVVANVRGPASAEPDLYGTAAIATVDGVPIDLVPPAAVVRLDPAAHDSAEAAVAALLEQPGVRSARSVFGDWYAIEGVDGAAAAAFPGVVEAEDEVYAQLSAVLPQQWHLNNDGQAVSGQAGGVPGADIDWVRTQDPTLALDATGDGVVVAVIDNGVDALHPALADAIWEGSGAQACGAEALDCNGYDFVADAPLGRATPTRGAAHGTHIAGTIAAAPQVEGSGTPTGVAPDAQIMPLTITYGDEESDAFAITRAAEAITYAVDNGADVINASWSTVPGQTQPSQVAVLAAAIEHARGEGVVIVAAAGNQSADIDTAPAYPASFTHDNLLTVAASTTSDTLATYSNRGRVAVDVVAPGSAILGANVGGGYMPMSGTSMAAAVTTGVVAQTLQHLGLTGPASGLPARKAVLDGATRLFGLDAVRTSARVSAAGALGLPPRLEGGLVIIGEGFDAIAPDREFVRRLNVRAPRDSDLVFTLGVWHDGAVHAVVEHDVEVSATDHIASVGGPTSAGGRLGLPVLQDRSDLEEGRQFTVSSLLPTGRYVLLVEEAEPTRRAGFLAFLVGTPADEPAPSDPTDPTTPPGPGSNVGGGGDGDDGGDGTDPDPCDPETETCEPTGPPGGPDPVDCTAVPEDPACVRNGDDGADGADGNDGADGNDGNDGADGNDGADGRDGSDGRDGADGADGADGGDGSGGGAGGTPTDGAFVPVFPAEGPMSGRTVDVKGAWDDPAWLNARVYFNEREAEVLAPLRSVAAVRAPSYPRPGSVHVSIRGANGRLLEAYEHAFTYVDGSGGTPSPDDDGDDGDDGGGGNGGGNGNGTGGGNGTGGGTGGGGDGTGGDDGSSTVGNPQTLENGLKVDRFGPDHPLSRLTLAAWGDGMLCQTSPCTAVWIDTRRQSL; encoded by the coding sequence ATGGCACATTCGACACCAGGTTCGTTGCAGCGGTTCGCGGCCTCGCGGTACGCGTCCATCGGTGCGCCCGTCGTGGCGCTGCTGCTCGTCGCCTCGGTCGTCGTCGCCAACGTGCGAGGACCTGCATCCGCCGAGCCCGACCTGTACGGCACCGCCGCCATCGCGACCGTCGACGGCGTGCCCATCGACCTGGTTCCCCCGGCTGCGGTGGTCCGGCTGGATCCGGCCGCACACGACTCGGCCGAGGCTGCGGTCGCCGCACTCCTCGAGCAGCCGGGCGTCCGCAGTGCCCGCTCCGTGTTCGGTGACTGGTACGCCATCGAGGGCGTCGACGGCGCCGCGGCGGCGGCCTTCCCCGGCGTGGTGGAGGCCGAGGACGAGGTGTACGCCCAGCTGTCGGCGGTCCTGCCGCAGCAGTGGCACCTGAACAACGACGGACAGGCGGTCTCCGGTCAGGCCGGCGGTGTACCGGGCGCCGACATCGACTGGGTGCGCACCCAGGACCCGACGCTGGCACTGGACGCGACCGGCGACGGGGTCGTCGTCGCCGTGATCGACAACGGCGTCGACGCGCTTCACCCGGCGCTCGCCGACGCGATCTGGGAAGGCTCCGGCGCGCAGGCGTGTGGCGCGGAGGCTCTCGACTGCAACGGCTACGACTTCGTGGCCGACGCGCCGCTGGGTCGCGCCACGCCCACGCGTGGCGCCGCGCACGGGACCCACATCGCCGGCACGATCGCCGCAGCCCCACAGGTCGAGGGGTCGGGAACGCCGACCGGCGTCGCTCCCGACGCGCAGATCATGCCGCTGACCATCACCTACGGCGACGAGGAATCCGACGCCTTCGCGATCACCCGCGCGGCCGAGGCGATCACCTACGCGGTCGACAACGGCGCCGACGTCATCAACGCGTCCTGGTCCACCGTGCCAGGGCAGACCCAGCCGTCCCAGGTCGCCGTGTTGGCCGCGGCCATCGAGCACGCCCGCGGTGAAGGGGTCGTGATCGTCGCCGCCGCCGGCAACCAGAGCGCCGACATCGACACGGCGCCGGCGTATCCGGCTTCGTTCACGCACGACAACCTGCTCACGGTCGCCGCCTCGACCACGTCGGACACGCTCGCGACGTACAGCAACCGGGGCCGCGTCGCGGTCGACGTGGTCGCGCCGGGCTCGGCGATCCTCGGCGCCAACGTCGGTGGTGGCTACATGCCGATGTCGGGGACCTCGATGGCGGCCGCGGTGACCACGGGGGTCGTCGCCCAGACCCTGCAGCACCTGGGGCTCACGGGTCCGGCCAGCGGCCTGCCGGCACGCAAGGCCGTCCTCGACGGCGCCACGCGCCTGTTCGGCCTGGACGCCGTGCGGACCTCCGCGCGCGTGTCGGCCGCCGGCGCGCTGGGGCTGCCGCCACGGCTCGAGGGTGGCCTGGTGATCATCGGCGAGGGCTTCGACGCGATCGCTCCGGACCGGGAGTTCGTGCGTCGCCTCAACGTCCGGGCGCCACGCGACAGCGACCTCGTCTTCACGTTGGGCGTCTGGCACGACGGCGCCGTGCACGCGGTCGTCGAGCACGACGTCGAGGTGTCGGCCACCGATCACATCGCCTCGGTCGGCGGGCCGACCAGTGCCGGCGGACGACTGGGTCTGCCCGTGCTGCAGGACCGCAGCGACCTCGAGGAAGGCCGACAGTTCACCGTCAGCTCGCTGCTGCCGACGGGTCGCTACGTGCTGCTCGTCGAGGAGGCCGAGCCCACCCGTCGCGCCGGCTTCCTCGCCTTCCTGGTGGGGACCCCGGCGGACGAGCCGGCGCCCAGCGACCCGACCGACCCCACCACGCCGCCCGGCCCCGGAAGCAACGTGGGCGGCGGCGGTGATGGTGACGACGGCGGGGACGGCACCGATCCCGACCCGTGTGACCCCGAGACCGAGACGTGCGAGCCGACCGGGCCGCCGGGCGGGCCGGACCCCGTGGACTGCACCGCCGTGCCCGAGGATCCCGCCTGTGTCCGCAACGGCGACGATGGCGCGGACGGTGCGGACGGCAACGACGGTGCGGATGGCAATGACGGCAACGACGGAGCCGATGGCAACGACGGCGCCGACGGTCGCGACGGCTCCGACGGCCGTGACGGTGCCGATGGCGCCGATGGTGCGGACGGCGGCGACGGATCCGGTGGCGGCGCGGGTGGTACGCCGACCGACGGCGCGTTCGTCCCGGTCTTCCCCGCCGAGGGACCGATGAGTGGGCGCACCGTCGACGTGAAGGGCGCCTGGGACGACCCGGCCTGGCTCAATGCCCGGGTCTACTTCAACGAGCGGGAGGCCGAGGTGTTGGCGCCGTTGCGGTCGGTTGCGGCCGTGCGCGCTCCGTCCTACCCGCGGCCGGGATCGGTCCACGTCAGCATCCGCGGCGCGAACGGCCGGTTGCTGGAGGCGTACGAGCACGCCTTCACGTACGTCGACGGCAGCGGCGGCACCCCGAGCCCGGACGACGACGGCGACGACGGCGACGACGGCGGCGGTGGTAACGGCGGTGGTAACGGCAACGGCACCGGTGGTGGCAACGGCACCGGTGGCGGGACCGGAGGCGGGGGTGACGGCACCGGTGGTGACGACGGTTCGTCGACCGTCGGCAATCCCCAGACGCTGGAGAACGGCCTGAAGGTCGACCGGTTCGGCCCCGACCACCCGTTGAGCCGGCTGACACTGGCGGCCTGGGGCGACGGCATGTTGTGCCAGACCTCCCCATGCACCGCGGTGTGGATCGACACCCGGCGCCAGAGCCTCTGA
- a CDS encoding diguanylate cyclase, with amino-acid sequence MSATASDDVARRARLRAITFGRLLAHLLFGLYLVTLGPDLVDPAGQTLLRAAAVVHLSVNALALLTPEHPRALRAAIETTTIVDAAMIAVLVAVTGGVVSPFIWLVLAEAVAVTLVFGWGGGLRAAIMLTLAVLWIHSVTPPVLAETIDVVAERDTSLAMALSADHQVIWLLVGLGAVTALVGCLSAVAERDLRGWLSDLTMLRQVTRDLDPRLGIDRVCDAMATTMVKNFGYRGAVVWLMQDVRLRPVSQAGRAGVDAVAEGAELSPAVTPMADAVERREPTLVRRTDLRPGALQRVHGPNAPLVLLPLRAEGRLLAVISAEVGRSLLAGPALRGADLRRLGLLADEASLLLDNTRLQADLKALATTDGLTGLPNHRFLQQRLGEEVARLDRNAADGDDRPLSVALFDLDFFKKINDTYGHPTGDAVLVAVSRAADGLLRASDVVCRYGGEEFALVLVDTGADEAVQACQRLGEAIRSLRVRAEDGRDLGTITASFGVATTVGPAMDRAELIAGADRALYAAKHAGRNRVVHLDDIEDPAERNARDDDRDDRDDREAHRDSERRIDLPRAGAAGRANERTAPRHEAGAPNSTSVGP; translated from the coding sequence GTGAGCGCCACCGCCTCTGACGACGTTGCTCGTCGAGCGCGGCTGCGTGCCATCACGTTCGGGCGTCTGCTCGCCCACCTGCTGTTCGGTCTGTACCTGGTCACCCTCGGCCCCGACCTGGTCGACCCGGCCGGCCAGACGCTGCTGCGCGCGGCGGCCGTGGTCCACCTCTCCGTCAACGCCCTGGCGCTGCTGACCCCCGAACATCCTCGAGCCCTGCGCGCCGCGATCGAGACCACCACGATCGTCGACGCCGCCATGATCGCGGTGCTCGTGGCCGTCACGGGCGGGGTCGTCAGCCCCTTCATCTGGCTGGTGCTGGCCGAGGCGGTCGCGGTCACCCTCGTCTTCGGCTGGGGTGGGGGCCTGCGGGCCGCCATCATGCTGACGCTGGCGGTGCTGTGGATCCACTCGGTGACCCCGCCGGTGCTCGCCGAGACGATCGACGTGGTGGCCGAGCGCGACACCAGCCTGGCCATGGCACTGTCCGCCGACCACCAGGTGATCTGGCTGCTGGTCGGTCTCGGCGCCGTCACGGCACTGGTCGGCTGCCTCAGCGCCGTCGCCGAGCGCGACCTGCGCGGCTGGCTGAGCGACCTGACCATGCTGCGTCAGGTGACCCGCGACCTCGATCCGCGCCTCGGCATCGACCGCGTCTGCGACGCCATGGCCACCACCATGGTCAAGAACTTCGGCTACCGCGGCGCCGTGGTGTGGTTGATGCAGGACGTGCGGCTGCGGCCGGTCAGCCAGGCCGGCCGGGCCGGTGTCGACGCGGTCGCCGAGGGCGCCGAGCTCTCACCGGCCGTGACACCCATGGCCGACGCGGTCGAGCGCCGCGAGCCGACGCTGGTGCGCCGCACCGACCTACGCCCCGGCGCGCTCCAGCGGGTGCACGGCCCGAACGCGCCGCTGGTGCTGCTGCCCCTGCGCGCCGAAGGACGTCTGCTCGCCGTCATCAGCGCCGAGGTGGGGCGTTCCCTGCTGGCAGGCCCCGCGTTGCGGGGCGCCGACCTGCGCCGGCTCGGCCTGCTCGCCGACGAGGCATCGCTGCTGCTCGACAACACCCGCCTGCAGGCCGACCTGAAGGCACTGGCGACCACCGACGGCCTCACGGGGCTCCCCAACCACCGCTTCCTGCAGCAGCGCCTGGGCGAGGAGGTGGCTCGACTCGACCGCAACGCCGCCGACGGTGACGACCGCCCGCTGTCGGTCGCCCTGTTCGACCTCGACTTCTTCAAGAAGATCAACGACACCTACGGCCATCCCACGGGCGATGCCGTCCTGGTCGCCGTCTCACGCGCCGCGGACGGCCTGCTGCGTGCCAGCGACGTCGTCTGTCGCTACGGCGGCGAGGAGTTCGCGCTCGTGCTGGTCGACACCGGCGCCGACGAGGCCGTCCAGGCCTGTCAACGCCTGGGCGAGGCCATCCGCTCGCTGCGGGTGCGGGCCGAGGACGGTCGCGACCTCGGCACCATCACCGCGTCGTTCGGTGTCGCGACCACCGTGGGGCCCGCCATGGACCGCGCGGAGCTCATCGCCGGCGCCGACCGGGCCCTGTACGCCGCCAAGCACGCCGGACGCAACCGCGTGGTCCATCTCGACGACATCGAGGACCCCGCGGAACGCAACGCCCGCGACGACGACCGCGACGACCGCGACGACCGGGAGGCTCACCGGGACTCCGAGCGCCGGATCGACCTGCCACGCGCGGGCGCTGCGGGCCGCGCGAACGAACGAACGGCGCCCCGGCACGAGGCCGGGGCGCCGAATTCGACCAGCGTCGGGCCGTAG
- the pcrA gene encoding DNA helicase PcrA, giving the protein MSADPRLLEGLNPAQRDAVETVEGPVLVIAGAGSGKTRVLTHRIAHLIRDLHVSPFELLAITFTNKAAGEMAERVGGLVGDRLSDRMWVTTFHKACVRILRRELTRLGYRSGFTIYDAQDSQRLISQIAKDQGVDDKRLSPRAIQHAISNAKDELIDHETYASRAGGWPEVQIADVYAAYQDRLLRANALDFDDLIVKTVELFQLFDPVLEHWQQRFRYVMVDEYQDTNRAQYHLVNLLAARERNLMVVGDADQSIYRFRGATVQNLLDFERDYPDATVIPLVQNYRSTQTILDAANAVIRNNASRYPKDLWTDQGPGEAVVRYHANDEHDEAAFVAEELEKLRSDGFTFDDAAVFYRTNAQSRVLEDIFIRVGMPYRVIGGVRFYERKEIKDVLAYARLLVNPDDDVSARRVVNTPRRGVGDRTVEALDWHARREGISFLAACRQAEHVQGLATRAIGAVTSFVDLLDGLRTALEHDLAVPDLVEEIFTRTGYLRELQAERTVEALGREENLRELKSVATEVHERGGGAVGIAGLETFLESVTLVSDQDQLDDAGDGTVTLMTLHTAKGLEFPVVFMVGMEDGVFPHVRSLDDTSELEEERRLCYVGLTRAQHRLYLTHADHRTLWGGTSYNPPSRFLDELPDELVERRGGSRGATAGSRRRDKELLEVAGQEFRPGDRVLHTKFGPGTIASLTGEGERAEATVDFDKAGRKHLMLAYAPLVRT; this is encoded by the coding sequence GTGTCCGCCGATCCCCGTCTGCTCGAAGGGCTCAACCCGGCCCAGCGTGATGCCGTCGAGACCGTGGAGGGTCCCGTCCTGGTGATCGCGGGCGCCGGCTCGGGCAAGACGCGTGTCCTGACCCACCGCATCGCCCACCTGATCCGCGATCTGCACGTCAGCCCGTTCGAGTTGCTGGCGATCACGTTCACGAACAAGGCCGCGGGCGAGATGGCCGAGCGCGTCGGCGGCCTGGTCGGCGACCGGCTGTCGGACCGGATGTGGGTGACCACGTTCCACAAGGCGTGCGTGCGGATCCTGCGCCGTGAGCTGACCCGGCTCGGCTACCGCAGCGGGTTCACCATCTACGACGCCCAGGACTCGCAGCGCCTGATCTCGCAGATCGCGAAGGACCAGGGCGTCGACGACAAGCGCCTGTCCCCGCGGGCGATCCAGCACGCGATCAGCAACGCCAAGGACGAGCTGATCGACCACGAGACCTATGCCTCGCGCGCCGGCGGCTGGCCCGAGGTGCAGATCGCCGACGTCTACGCCGCCTACCAGGACCGGCTGCTGCGGGCCAACGCGCTCGACTTCGACGACCTCATCGTCAAGACGGTCGAGCTGTTCCAGCTGTTCGACCCGGTGCTCGAGCACTGGCAGCAGCGGTTCCGCTACGTGATGGTGGACGAGTACCAGGACACCAACCGTGCCCAGTACCACCTCGTCAACCTGCTCGCCGCGCGCGAGCGGAACCTCATGGTCGTGGGAGACGCGGACCAGTCGATCTACCGGTTCAGGGGCGCGACGGTCCAGAACCTGCTCGATTTCGAGCGGGACTACCCGGACGCGACCGTGATCCCGCTGGTACAGAACTACCGGTCGACGCAGACGATCCTCGACGCGGCCAACGCCGTCATCCGCAACAACGCCTCGCGGTATCCGAAGGACCTGTGGACCGACCAGGGGCCTGGCGAGGCGGTGGTCCGCTACCACGCCAACGACGAGCACGACGAGGCCGCGTTCGTCGCCGAGGAACTCGAGAAGCTGCGCTCCGACGGCTTCACGTTCGACGACGCGGCCGTCTTCTACCGGACCAACGCCCAGTCACGGGTGCTCGAGGACATCTTCATCCGCGTCGGCATGCCCTACCGGGTCATCGGCGGCGTCCGCTTCTACGAGCGCAAGGAGATCAAGGACGTCCTCGCCTATGCGCGGCTGCTGGTCAATCCCGACGACGACGTCTCGGCCCGGCGGGTCGTGAACACGCCCCGACGCGGTGTCGGCGACCGCACCGTCGAGGCACTGGACTGGCACGCCCGCCGCGAGGGCATCAGCTTCCTCGCCGCGTGCCGCCAGGCCGAACACGTCCAGGGACTCGCGACCCGCGCCATCGGCGCCGTCACCTCATTCGTCGACCTGCTCGACGGCCTGCGCACCGCCCTCGAGCACGACCTCGCCGTCCCGGACCTGGTCGAGGAGATCTTCACCCGCACCGGCTACCTGCGTGAGCTGCAGGCCGAGCGCACCGTCGAGGCGCTGGGCCGTGAGGAGAACCTCCGCGAGCTGAAGTCGGTGGCCACCGAGGTCCACGAACGTGGCGGCGGGGCGGTCGGGATCGCCGGGCTCGAGACGTTCCTGGAGTCGGTGACGCTGGTCAGCGACCAGGACCAGCTCGACGACGCGGGGGACGGCACCGTCACCCTCATGACGCTGCACACCGCCAAGGGGCTCGAGTTCCCGGTCGTGTTCATGGTGGGCATGGAGGACGGCGTGTTCCCGCACGTCCGCTCGCTCGACGACACCAGCGAGCTCGAGGAGGAGCGGCGCCTGTGCTACGTCGGTCTGACGCGCGCGCAGCACCGGCTCTACCTCACCCACGCCGACCATCGCACCCTGTGGGGTGGGACCTCGTACAACCCGCCGTCGCGGTTCCTCGACGAGCTGCCCGACGAACTGGTCGAGCGTCGCGGGGGCAGCCGCGGTGCCACGGCGGGTTCGCGCCGCCGCGACAAGGAACTGCTCGAGGTGGCCGGCCAGGAGTTCCGACCGGGGGACCGGGTGCTGCACACCAAGTTCGGCCCGGGGACGATCGCGTCGCTGACGGGCGAGGGCGAGCGCGCCGAGGCGACCGTCGACTTCGACAAGGCCGGTCGCAAGCACTTGATGCTCGCCTACGCGCCCCTGGTCCGGACCTGA
- the sucC gene encoding ADP-forming succinate--CoA ligase subunit beta: MDLVEFQGKQLFRRNGVPVPAEGTACRTVEEVEAAARGYIETDGASAVMVKAQVKTGGRGKAGGVKYAPSVDDAREHASNILGLDIKGHTVNVVYVEPASDIDEEYYLSVMHDRVNKGELIICSREGGVDIEEVNRTNPDAVVKRTVLPSERENGLPKEIALEVMTQANMPEDVRDEAADLLVQLFAAYLAEDATLAEINPLIKNGEGRIIALDAKVTLDGNAAFRHDGYGEWQIEGIDNDDPLEAEAKSKGIQYVKLDGSVGVLGNGAGLVMATLDVVAQNGGRAANFLDVGGGASADAMAQSLGLVLSDPDVKSVFVNIFGGITRGEEVANGIIEATRRLGDFPQKLVIRLDGTNAEEGRRILEEANLPSVVSKPTMQEAAAEAVRLASA; this comes from the coding sequence GTGGACCTCGTGGAGTTCCAGGGCAAGCAGCTCTTCCGGCGCAACGGCGTGCCCGTGCCCGCGGAAGGCACCGCGTGCCGCACCGTCGAGGAGGTCGAGGCGGCCGCCCGCGGCTACATCGAGACCGACGGCGCGTCGGCCGTCATGGTCAAGGCGCAGGTCAAGACCGGTGGTCGTGGCAAGGCCGGCGGGGTGAAGTACGCGCCCTCGGTCGACGACGCGCGCGAGCACGCCTCCAACATCCTCGGCCTCGACATCAAGGGACACACGGTCAACGTGGTCTACGTCGAGCCCGCCTCCGACATCGACGAGGAGTACTACCTGTCGGTGATGCACGACCGGGTGAACAAGGGTGAGCTGATCATCTGCTCGCGCGAAGGTGGCGTGGACATCGAGGAGGTCAACCGCACCAACCCCGACGCCGTGGTCAAGCGCACCGTGCTGCCCTCCGAGCGCGAGAACGGGCTGCCCAAGGAGATCGCGCTCGAGGTCATGACCCAGGCGAACATGCCCGAGGACGTGCGCGACGAGGCCGCGGACCTGCTCGTCCAGCTCTTCGCCGCCTACCTCGCCGAGGACGCGACGCTGGCCGAGATCAACCCGCTGATCAAGAACGGCGAAGGTCGCATCATCGCCCTCGACGCCAAGGTGACGCTCGACGGCAACGCCGCGTTCCGCCACGACGGCTACGGCGAGTGGCAGATCGAGGGCATCGACAACGACGACCCGCTCGAGGCCGAGGCCAAGTCCAAGGGCATCCAGTACGTCAAGCTCGACGGCAGCGTCGGCGTGCTCGGCAACGGCGCCGGCCTGGTCATGGCGACCCTCGACGTCGTGGCGCAGAACGGCGGTCGGGCCGCGAACTTCCTCGACGTCGGCGGCGGCGCCTCGGCCGACGCGATGGCGCAGTCGCTGGGCCTGGTCCTGTCCGACCCCGACGTCAAGAGCGTGTTCGTCAACATCTTCGGCGGCATCACCCGGGGCGAGGAGGTGGCCAACGGCATCATCGAGGCCACCCGGCGGCTCGGCGACTTCCCGCAGAAGCTGGTCATCCGCCTCGACGGCACCAACGCCGAGGAGGGCCGCCGCATCCTCGAGGAGGCGAACCTGCCCAGCGTCGTGTCCAAGCCGACGATGCAGGAGGCCGCCGCCGAAGCCGTCCGCCTCGCCAGCGCCTGA
- a CDS encoding dimethyladenosine transferase translates to MAKRTRKVSASRVIEADRQAIFDILADPAQHPLIDGSGTVSDVQPNGPERLHEGGRFGMEMKLGVPYKILNTVVEFEEGRRIAWRHFHGHRWRYELEDTTTPEGRPATLVTESFDWSRARTKIWLDLSSYPRRNLDSIVETLARLDAHVGARR, encoded by the coding sequence GTGGCGAAGCGCACGCGCAAGGTGTCGGCGAGTCGGGTGATCGAGGCCGACCGTCAGGCGATCTTCGACATCCTGGCCGACCCTGCCCAGCACCCGCTCATCGACGGGTCCGGCACCGTCTCCGACGTGCAACCGAACGGTCCCGAGCGGCTGCACGAAGGCGGGCGGTTCGGCATGGAGATGAAGCTCGGCGTGCCCTACAAGATCCTCAACACCGTGGTGGAGTTCGAGGAGGGGCGACGGATCGCCTGGCGCCACTTCCACGGCCACCGGTGGCGCTACGAGCTCGAGGACACGACCACCCCCGAGGGTCGTCCCGCGACGCTGGTCACCGAGTCGTTCGACTGGTCCCGGGCCCGCACGAAGATCTGGCTCGACCTGTCGAGCTATCCGCGCCGCAACCTCGACAGCATCGTCGAGACCCTCGCCCGCCTCGACGCGCACGTCGGCGCGAGACGCTGA